The following are encoded in a window of Brevibacillus sp. DP1.3A genomic DNA:
- a CDS encoding DHA2 family efflux MFS transporter permease subunit yields MQQLTDKKKVTIMIAIITAMFFAAINQTIIGVAMPRIISKLGGMDYYSWAITIYLLTSTVASVLVGKLSDIYGRKPFILTGIGLFSIGALLSGFSTDIFQLITYRGIQGAGAGIIMSTAFTAMGDLYEPRERAKWGGVMSAVFGVSSVLGPLMGGYIVDHLDWHWVFWIFLPIGVIAFLLIMIHFPKVPKQEGESVDYFGSLFLTLTIVPMLLAFSWAGNGPGKYAWGSWQIIGLFAATIIALIVFIMIEMKVKTPVLPLGLFKNSIFTVSNLVGFFLNAGMMGAIIYVPFFVQGVKGISPTMAGYVAMPMSIAMLATSAIAGQIMTKTGKYKKMALGGLLVMTLGMVLMYFMSPTTPIYLLVIYMIILGLGIGIAMPVFSLTVQNAVAPQQLGVATATSQLFRNLGGTIGIAVMGTVMSASMSAKMTQLSGAMGQGNNPAAADPALAEKLALFTNPQNLLDQPKIEATLASLPPDLQPLFTHMLDMIREAMSYGITTTFLTGAIVAGIAVIIALFLKEVPLRSGKMGQKPEGEAGKA; encoded by the coding sequence TTGCAACAGCTAACAGACAAAAAGAAAGTGACGATTATGATCGCGATTATTACGGCCATGTTTTTCGCCGCGATCAACCAGACGATTATCGGGGTTGCCATGCCGCGTATTATTTCGAAGCTGGGTGGCATGGATTACTATTCGTGGGCGATTACGATTTATTTGCTGACCTCAACTGTCGCTTCTGTACTGGTTGGGAAGCTCTCCGATATATATGGAAGAAAACCATTTATTTTAACGGGTATCGGATTGTTTAGTATCGGAGCCTTGTTATCCGGGTTTTCCACCGATATTTTTCAACTGATTACGTATCGTGGCATTCAAGGGGCGGGTGCCGGGATCATCATGTCCACTGCTTTTACCGCCATGGGTGATCTGTACGAACCTCGTGAGCGTGCAAAATGGGGCGGTGTCATGAGTGCCGTCTTCGGCGTGTCCAGTGTGCTTGGTCCTCTGATGGGCGGCTATATCGTCGATCATCTCGACTGGCACTGGGTGTTCTGGATCTTCTTGCCGATTGGCGTAATTGCCTTCCTGTTGATCATGATTCATTTCCCGAAGGTACCGAAGCAAGAAGGAGAGTCTGTCGACTACTTCGGCTCGCTGTTCCTGACGCTTACCATCGTACCAATGCTGCTTGCCTTCTCATGGGCAGGAAATGGTCCGGGCAAATACGCTTGGGGCTCGTGGCAAATTATTGGTTTGTTTGCCGCCACAATCATTGCGTTGATCGTGTTTATTATGATTGAAATGAAAGTAAAAACGCCTGTACTTCCGCTGGGCTTGTTCAAAAACAGTATTTTTACTGTCTCCAATCTGGTCGGATTCTTCCTCAACGCAGGGATGATGGGCGCAATCATTTATGTGCCGTTCTTTGTCCAAGGGGTCAAAGGCATCTCTCCGACGATGGCTGGTTATGTGGCGATGCCAATGTCTATTGCCATGCTTGCAACCTCCGCAATCGCCGGACAAATCATGACCAAGACAGGAAAATATAAAAAGATGGCGCTGGGTGGACTTCTCGTCATGACCTTGGGCATGGTGCTGATGTATTTCATGTCGCCAACCACACCGATTTACTTGCTCGTGATCTACATGATCATTCTCGGTTTGGGGATCGGGATTGCTATGCCGGTCTTCTCCTTAACCGTGCAAAATGCAGTCGCACCGCAGCAACTGGGTGTCGCTACGGCAACGTCGCAGCTCTTCCGTAACCTCGGTGGGACCATTGGAATTGCTGTTATGGGAACCGTCATGAGTGCCAGCATGTCAGCGAAAATGACGCAACTGTCGGGAGCCATGGGTCAAGGGAACAATCCCGCAGCAGCTGATCCTGCTCTGGCAGAGAAGCTGGCGCTCTTTACGAATCCGCAAAATTTGTTGGATCAGCCGAAAATTGAAGCCACGTTGGCTAGTCTTCCACCGGATTTGCAACCGCTGTTTACTCACATGCTGGATATGATCCGGGAAGCGATGAGCTATGGGATTACGACTACGTTTTTGACTGGAGCAATCGTAGCGGGTATCGCTGTCATTATCGCGCTGTTCCTGAAGGAAGTTCCACTGCGTAGTGGGAAGATGGGACAGAAGCCGGAGGGCGAAGCAGGAAAGGCTTAA